Genomic window (Streptomyces sp. LX-29):
CTCAAGCGCTGGCCCAGCGGTCGCGGATCGTGCTGGAGTGCGCCGAAGGGCACTCGATCATGGAGGTCTCCCGTCGACTGCAGGTCACTCCGGACACGGTCCGCACCTGGCGGCGACGCTTCCTCGAACGTGGCCTGGATGGACTGTCCGACGAGCCCCGGCCTGGTGTCCCACGGAAGATCACCGACGCGGACGTCGAGCGGGTCATCGTCAAAACGCTGGAAGAGACACCGAAGAACGCCACCCACTGGTCGACCAGGTCCATGGCGGCGGCCACAGGGATGTCGCAGTCGGCGATCTCGCGGATCTGGCGCGCATTCGCGCTGGCGCCTCACCGGTCGCAGACGTTCAAGCTCTCCACAGATCCCCTGTTCATCGACAAGGTCCGCGATGTCGTGGGCCTCTACCTCGATCCGCCGGAGAAGGCCCTGGTTCTGTGCGTGGACGAGAAGTCGCAGATCCAGGCCCTGGACCGGTCTCAGCCCGTTCTGCCGATGGTGCCCGGAGTCCCTGAGCGCCGCAGTCACGACTACGTCCGCGCCGGCACCACCACCCTGTTCGCCGCTCTTGAGGTCGCCACCGGCAAGGTGATCGGCTCTCTCCACCGCCGGCACAGGGCCGTTGAGTTCAAGAAGTTCCTGGCCAAGCTCGACAAGGAGGTGCCCGCGGACCTCGAGGTCCATCTCATCCTGGACAACTACGTCACCCACAAGACACCCGCGGTCAAGAAGTGGCTGCTGGCCCACCCGCGCTTCCACCTGCACTTCACGCCCACCAGTTCCTCGTGGCTGAACCTGGTGGAGCGGTGGTTCGCCGAGCTCACGCAGAAGAAGCTCAAGCGGGGCGTCCACCGCTCCGTCCAGGCACTGGAACGCGACATCCGGGCCTGGCTCGCCGACTGGAACGACCACCCACGGCCGTTCGTCTGGACCAAGACCGCCGACGAGATCCTCGACAAAGTCGCCGCCTACTGCCGAAGAGTCTCTGACTCAGGTCACTAGTACTGCAACGGTGTTTGCTGTGAGGGTTTGGCAGTTTCTGGTGGTGTGTGGCCGCGTCGTTTGTAGTGGCTGATGCGGGTTTGGTGTTGTCGTCTGCGTCGCCAGTGTGACCAGTGCAGTACGTGGTCGACGGGTGCTGGGTGGCGGTGGGTGAGGCGGTGGATCAGGCGTCTGAGCTCGGGAAGGCTGGGGGGGACGAGGTCGGAGGATCCGTTTCTGCTTTCCCGGTGTCGAGTTCGCGGGCCCGCAGGACGGTGAGGCAGGCGTGGGCGGCCATGGCCAGTGTCATGTGGCGGTGCCAGCCGTCGTAGCGACGGACCTGGTAGTCGTCCAGGCCGCACTCCTGCTTTGCGCTTTGGAAGCATTCCTCCACTGCCCACCGGCTGCCGGCGACACGGATGAGCTCGCCGAGTGTGGTCTCGGCGGGGCAGTAGGCGATGTAGTAGGAGATCTCCTGCGACCGGCTCACGCTGCGGCGGGCGATCACCCAATGCCGGCGGTCTTCGCGGTGCCAGGGACGGACCTCCACCCTGGCCCAGTCGTAGACCCGTGGCCCGTGGGCGCCGTCGCCGCAGGAACGGCGCTTCCACTTCTGCCTCGGGAGACCGGGAAACAGGTCGTGGACGGGGTGGTCCATGGCCCAGCGGGTGACGACGGTGTCGTGCCGGGTCGTGGCCATGACGTGGAAGACATCGGCCCGCTCCAGCTCGGTCCGCCAACCTTTGGAGAAGCCGTAGGCGGCGTCCGCGGTCACCCACCGGAACGGGATCTTCTCCGCGATGGCCCGGCGGACCATCGCCCTTGCGGTGACGACCTTCGTCTCGAAGGCGACCGTGTCCTCGATGCCGGCGGCCCGGCAGCGTTCACGGTCATCCGTCCAGGAGGTGGGCAGATACAGGCGGCGGTCGATCAAGGTGCGGCCACGGCCGCCGGCATAGGCGAGGAACACCCCGATCTGGGAGTTCTCCGTCCGGCCGGCGGTTCCGGAGTACTGCCGCTGGACCCCAGCCGAGCGGACTCCCTTCTTCAGGAATCCCGTGTCGTCCACGATCAGCACCGCTTCCGGGTCGCCGAGATGCTCGACGACATAGTCCCGCACGTCGTCGAGGACCTCATCGGCGTTCCAGTCGATTCGGTTCAGCAGCCGGTGGATCCGGTCCGGACCCGCATGCCCGGCCTCCTCGGCAAGCGTCCATCCGTTCTTCCGCTCCAGCGGAGCTATCAGC
Coding sequences:
- a CDS encoding IS630 family transposase, with product MSRPGPKIPPLSVTDAQRVVLEGWVRRRTTAQALAQRSRIVLECAEGHSIMEVSRRLQVTPDTVRTWRRRFLERGLDGLSDEPRPGVPRKITDADVERVIVKTLEETPKNATHWSTRSMAAATGMSQSAISRIWRAFALAPHRSQTFKLSTDPLFIDKVRDVVGLYLDPPEKALVLCVDEKSQIQALDRSQPVLPMVPGVPERRSHDYVRAGTTTLFAALEVATGKVIGSLHRRHRAVEFKKFLAKLDKEVPADLEVHLILDNYVTHKTPAVKKWLLAHPRFHLHFTPTSSSWLNLVERWFAELTQKKLKRGVHRSVQALERDIRAWLADWNDHPRPFVWTKTADEILDKVAAYCRRVSDSGH
- a CDS encoding IS701 family transposase, translated to MGGELADARSWAGELRALHERFVHRFSRSEPRESALAYMQGLIAPLERKNGWTLAEEAGHAGPDRIHRLLNRIDWNADEVLDDVRDYVVEHLGDPEAVLIVDDTGFLKKGVRSAGVQRQYSGTAGRTENSQIGVFLAYAGGRGRTLIDRRLYLPTSWTDDRERCRAAGIEDTVAFETKVVTARAMVRRAIAEKIPFRWVTADAAYGFSKGWRTELERADVFHVMATTRHDTVVTRWAMDHPVHDLFPGLPRQKWKRRSCGDGAHGPRVYDWARVEVRPWHREDRRHWVIARRSVSRSQEISYYIAYCPAETTLGELIRVAGSRWAVEECFQSAKQECGLDDYQVRRYDGWHRHMTLAMAAHACLTVLRARELDTGKAETDPPTSSPPAFPSSDA